In Methanothermus fervidus DSM 2088, a single genomic region encodes these proteins:
- a CDS encoding prolyl-tRNA synthetase (COGs: COG0442 Prolyl-tRNA synthetase~InterPro IPR006195: IPR004154: IPR017449: IPR016061: IPR 002314: IPR002316: IPR004499~KEGG: mth:MTH611 prolyl-tRNA synthetase~PFAM: Anticodon-binding domain protein; tRNA synthetase class II (G H P and S); Prolyl-tRNA synthetase, class II-like~SPTR: O26708 Prolyl-tRNA synthetase~TIGRFAM: prolyl-tRNA synthetase~PFAM: Anticodon binding domain; tRNA synthetase class II core domain (G, H, P, S and T); Prolyl-tRNA synthetase, C-terminal~TIGRFAM: prolyl-tRNA synthetase, family I) — translation MENFSEWYHEILENAEIIDSRYPVKGMHAWLPYGFKIRKKIIETLRKLLDEDHDEVLFPLLIPEEELMKESIHIKGFEDEVYWVTHGGKAKLKRKLALRPTSETAMYPMFSLWIRTHKDLPLKVYQIVNTFRYETKHTRPLIRIREITTFKEAHTVHKTLEGAEKQVKKAINIYKTFFDSLGIPYLITKRPEWDKFPGAVYTIAFDTLMPDGRTLQIGTIHNLGQNFSKTFDITFETEEGKHEHAYQTCYGVSDRVIASVISIHGDEKGLCLPPKIAPIQIVIVPIIFKETEEEVLEFCKNVEKKLKEGKLKVHLDDRDIRAGRKFYEWEMKGIPLRIEIGPKDIEKNKVVVVRRDSGEKMDVKFDDNFVENIKSIIEKMNNDMRKRAWEKMKKKIYDVDDIKKCKDIINNGKGVVRVIWCGNENCGKNLEEKIKADMLGIEGKSSGKCLNCNEDGKYKVLLAKTY, via the coding sequence ATGGAAAATTTTAGCGAATGGTATCATGAAATACTAGAAAATGCTGAAATAATAGATTCTAGGTATCCAGTTAAAGGAATGCATGCATGGCTCCCCTATGGCTTCAAAATTAGAAAAAAAATCATTGAAACTTTAAGAAAATTACTTGATGAAGATCATGACGAAGTTCTTTTCCCATTATTAATACCAGAAGAAGAATTGATGAAAGAATCTATACATATAAAAGGATTTGAAGACGAAGTTTATTGGGTAACTCATGGAGGAAAAGCAAAATTAAAAAGAAAATTAGCTTTAAGACCAACAAGTGAAACAGCAATGTATCCTATGTTTTCTTTGTGGATAAGGACACACAAAGATTTACCATTAAAAGTTTATCAAATTGTAAATACTTTTAGATATGAGACAAAACACACTAGACCATTGATAAGGATTAGAGAAATAACTACATTTAAAGAGGCTCATACAGTCCATAAGACATTAGAAGGAGCAGAAAAACAAGTTAAAAAGGCTATAAATATATATAAAACCTTTTTCGATTCATTAGGTATTCCCTATTTGATTACAAAACGTCCTGAATGGGATAAATTCCCTGGAGCTGTATATACAATAGCATTTGATACTCTTATGCCTGATGGTAGGACCTTACAAATAGGTACTATCCATAACCTTGGTCAGAATTTTTCAAAGACTTTTGATATAACATTTGAAACAGAAGAAGGTAAACATGAGCATGCTTATCAAACATGTTATGGTGTTTCAGATAGAGTAATTGCTTCAGTGATTAGCATCCATGGAGATGAAAAAGGTCTTTGTTTACCACCAAAAATTGCTCCAATACAAATAGTAATAGTTCCTATAATATTTAAAGAAACAGAAGAAGAAGTTTTAGAATTTTGTAAAAATGTTGAAAAGAAATTAAAAGAAGGGAAATTGAAAGTACATTTGGATGACAGAGACATAAGAGCTGGACGTAAATTTTATGAATGGGAGATGAAAGGAATACCATTGAGAATAGAAATAGGACCTAAAGATATCGAAAAAAATAAAGTAGTTGTAGTAAGGAGAGATTCTGGAGAGAAAATGGATGTTAAGTTTGATGATAATTTTGTTGAAAATATAAAATCTATTATTGAAAAGATGAACAATGATATGAGAAAGAGAGCTTGGGAGAAAATGAAAAAGAAGATATATGATGTAGATGATATCAAAAAATGTAAAGATATAATAAATAATGGGAAAGGCGTTGTTAGAGTTATTTGGTGTGGTAATGAAAACTGTGGTAAAAATTTAGAAGAAAAAATAAAGGCAGACATGCTTGGTATAGAAGGTAAATCATCAGGAAAATGTTTAAATTGTAATGAAGATGGAAAATACAAAGTTTTACTTGCAAAAACATATTAG
- a CDS encoding protein of unknown function DUF75 (COGs: COG1938 protein of ATP-grasp superfamily~InterPro IPR002766: IPR004425~KEGG: mth:MTH1302 hypothetical protein~PFAM: protein of unknown function DUF75~SPTR: O27359 Conserved protein~PFAM: PAC2 family~TIGRFAM: conserved hypothetical protein TIGR00161) produces MPLEDKIIESGDCRLVCKNSIEDALVIEGSPNIGLIGNIVGWRVIEDLGLKEIGYIESKKLPPVAVLKEGKALHPFRMYGGDDIVLFLSDFLIPSDSVFDITNIIVEWVEKNNSREVITISSVLARGGAPKIVGAGNNDQSLKRFEKLGVPTLKSGIIAGLAGTLLTKCKTKNIPASCIFAEVISPYPDPRAAANVIELLNKIADIEVDPQPLLDEAKKIESRLKRLAEKVQKQQQKEPELPIYL; encoded by the coding sequence GTGCCCCTGGAGGATAAAATAATAGAAAGTGGAGATTGTAGATTAGTTTGTAAAAATTCTATAGAAGATGCATTAGTAATAGAGGGATCTCCAAACATTGGATTAATAGGTAATATAGTTGGATGGAGAGTTATAGAAGATTTAGGTCTAAAAGAAATAGGATATATAGAATCTAAAAAATTACCACCTGTAGCTGTATTAAAGGAAGGAAAAGCATTACATCCATTTAGGATGTATGGTGGGGATGACATAGTATTATTCTTATCAGATTTCCTCATCCCCAGCGATTCAGTGTTCGATATAACAAATATTATAGTTGAGTGGGTAGAAAAAAATAATAGTAGGGAAGTAATAACTATTAGTAGTGTTTTGGCAAGAGGCGGTGCACCAAAAATAGTTGGTGCAGGTAATAATGATCAATCCTTAAAAAGATTTGAAAAACTAGGAGTACCAACTTTAAAATCAGGTATAATTGCAGGGCTGGCAGGTACTTTACTAACTAAATGTAAAACAAAAAACATACCTGCATCATGTATATTTGCTGAAGTTATCAGTCCATACCCTGATCCTAGGGCTGCTGCAAACGTTATAGAGTTACTAAATAAAATTGCTGATATTGAAGTTGATCCTCAACCATTATTAGATGAAGCCAAAAAAATAGAATCAAGATTAAAAAGATTAGCTGAAAAAGTACAGAAACAACAACAAAAAGAACCAGAATTACCTATCTATCTGTAG
- a CDS encoding conserved hypothetical protein (KEGG: mth:MTH1301 hypothetical protein~SPTR: O27358 Putative uncharacterized protein) — translation MIYGEGGIKVNSKKSIALAILVIGMIGVVIAGYNILHHVFQGVGNPTKNFGENINKPKNINEGSKNKNVMSTEEGNNPKKGDKESTEIGHENAKNIASKYIEEPGASPGSPKIVYIDGKPVYVVPVIKNGKQVGEIYIDVKTGKNLGGAGGAPGG, via the coding sequence ATGATTTATGGAGAAGGTGGGATAAAAGTGAATTCAAAGAAAAGTATTGCTTTAGCTATATTAGTTATAGGTATGATAGGGGTAGTTATAGCTGGATATAATATTCTACACCATGTGTTCCAAGGGGTAGGTAACCCAACAAAAAATTTTGGAGAAAATATAAATAAACCAAAAAATATAAATGAAGGATCAAAAAACAAAAATGTTATGAGCACAGAGGAAGGTAATAACCCAAAAAAAGGTGATAAGGAATCTACAGAAATAGGACATGAAAACGCAAAAAATATAGCAAGTAAATACATAGAGGAACCTGGAGCATCCCCAGGATCTCCAAAAATTGTTTACATTGATGGAAAACCAGTTTATGTTGTTCCAGTGATCAAAAATGGAAAACAAGTTGGTGAAATATACATAGATGTAAAAACAGGTAAAAACCTTGGAGGAGCGGGAGGTGCCCCTGGAGGATAA
- a CDS encoding conserved hypothetical protein (KEGG: mth:MTH1191 hypothetical protein~SPTR: O27259 Putative uncharacterized protein) has translation MRKFMIFIAIIAVYLIHVHYVVANGPFIPLGRLAFVKLANPDMYPGHPHSKVLAEYAKKYGSKCALVVHYCGGSNYRHYMEGDVLIIQLAYIEKNKPYTTTINWSEVWREGIYGIPDNEWEYKADGKVFKNLDDALSYVEELAKRNGQKGPIPLVYHGTVREGNVIINQGCGFPLYYYLLRKEYGPLVAYYYVIKGILFPYFNLPYRDFEIRNAPLLQFYYTNNMLNYE, from the coding sequence TTGCGTAAATTTATGATTTTCATTGCAATCATTGCTGTATATCTAATACATGTTCACTATGTTGTGGCTAATGGACCCTTCATTCCATTAGGTAGATTAGCCTTTGTTAAATTAGCAAATCCAGATATGTATCCAGGACATCCACATTCTAAAGTTCTTGCAGAATATGCAAAAAAATATGGATCAAAATGTGCATTAGTTGTTCACTATTGTGGAGGTTCTAATTATCGTCATTATATGGAAGGAGATGTACTTATAATACAACTTGCTTACATTGAAAAAAATAAACCTTATACAACTACAATAAACTGGTCTGAGGTATGGAGAGAAGGTATATATGGAATACCAGATAATGAATGGGAATATAAGGCAGATGGAAAAGTATTTAAAAATTTGGATGATGCATTATCCTATGTTGAAGAATTAGCTAAAAGAAATGGACAAAAGGGTCCAATACCTTTAGTCTACCATGGTACAGTGCGTGAAGGAAATGTAATAATTAATCAGGGCTGTGGTTTTCCTCTTTACTACTACTTGTTAAGAAAAGAATATGGACCACTAGTAGCTTATTATTATGTTATTAAAGGAATATTATTCCCTTACTTCAATTTACCATATAGAGATTTTGAAATTAGAAATGCACCTCTCCTACAATTCTACTATACAAACAACATGCTTAACTATGAGTAG
- a CDS encoding N(2),N(2)-dimethylguanosine tRNA methyltransferase (COGs: COG1867 N2 N2-dimethylguanosine tRNA methyltransferase~InterPro IPR002905~KEGG: msi:Msm_1031 N(2),N(2)-dimethylguanosine tRNA methyltransferase~PFAM: N2N2-dimethylguanosine tRNA methyltransferase~PRIAM: tRNA (guanine-N(2)-)-methyltransferase~SPTR: B9AF18 Putative uncharacterized protein~TIGRFAM: N2,N2-dimethylguanosine tRNA methyltransferase~PFAM: N2,N2-dimethylguanosine tRNA methyltransferase~TIGRFAM: tRNA(guanine-26,N2-N2) methyltransferase) has translation METIREGKVKIKIPKFKKVSSEAPVFYNPAMKFDRDLSVIILQQFQKEINKEISVADTFGASGIRGIRYFKEVKNVNKVFINDIDETAVKFIKKNVALNNIEAEVSQEEANIFLRKNRGKFDIIDIDPFGTPSPFIDSTLYSAKRDSLLCITATDTSALCGTYRTACIRKYNSVPLKTEYCHENAVRILMAFVAMNGAKYDKYIVPKFSHSTKHYVRLYLKVKKGAKKTDKCIDKNIGFILHCNNCFYRETRAGLSYQHPSECPSCGHKLHVGGPLWVGKVYDPEFVKEIRKSIVSYANQKILKFIEVCSQECEMPATYYDVHRICSDLRISAPKIDKIINSLRELGFRATRTHYSPVGIKTDAPVETIKKVIRKLSNATHS, from the coding sequence ATGGAAACAATTAGAGAGGGTAAAGTAAAGATAAAAATTCCAAAATTCAAAAAAGTATCGTCAGAAGCTCCTGTATTTTATAATCCTGCAATGAAATTTGATAGAGACTTATCTGTAATTATATTGCAACAATTCCAAAAAGAAATCAATAAGGAAATATCTGTTGCTGATACTTTTGGTGCAAGTGGTATACGTGGTATAAGGTATTTTAAAGAAGTTAAAAATGTAAATAAAGTTTTTATAAATGATATAGATGAAACAGCTGTAAAATTTATAAAGAAAAATGTAGCTTTAAATAATATTGAAGCTGAAGTTTCACAAGAAGAAGCCAATATATTTTTGAGGAAGAACAGAGGTAAATTTGATATTATAGATATAGATCCTTTTGGGACACCTTCACCTTTCATTGATTCAACACTTTATTCTGCAAAACGAGATTCCCTATTATGTATAACTGCAACTGATACATCAGCATTGTGTGGGACCTATAGAACTGCATGTATTAGAAAATACAATTCAGTACCATTAAAAACAGAATATTGCCATGAAAATGCTGTGCGTATACTTATGGCTTTTGTTGCAATGAATGGAGCAAAATATGACAAGTACATTGTTCCAAAATTTTCACATAGTACCAAACATTATGTACGACTATATTTAAAGGTAAAAAAAGGAGCTAAAAAGACAGATAAATGTATTGACAAAAACATAGGTTTTATTTTACATTGTAATAATTGTTTTTATAGAGAAACACGTGCTGGACTAAGCTACCAACATCCTTCAGAATGTCCATCCTGTGGCCATAAACTACATGTTGGTGGGCCATTGTGGGTTGGCAAGGTTTATGATCCTGAATTTGTTAAAGAAATTAGGAAGTCTATAGTTAGTTATGCCAATCAAAAAATTTTAAAATTTATTGAAGTTTGTTCGCAGGAATGTGAAATGCCTGCCACATATTATGATGTTCATAGAATATGTAGTGATTTAAGAATTAGCGCCCCAAAAATAGACAAAATTATAAATTCTCTAAGAGAGCTTGGATTCCGTGCAACAAGAACACATTATAGCCCCGTAGGCATTAAAACAGATGCTCCAGTTGAAACTATTAAAAAAGTGATAAGGAAACTTTCCAATGCTACTCATAGTTAA